The sequence below is a genomic window from Sorangiineae bacterium MSr12523.
GCCTCGCGGCCATCGGTCAGCTCGGAGAAGCGTAGCGAGAAATCGGGATCGATCCGCTCCTCGCCCTTTTTGATGCGCACCACGCAGTTCTGGGGCGCACCGGGGTGGTAGCGCGGCCCGAGGACGCTGAAAATCCAATTGGAGAAATAGATGTTCCCAGCTTCGTCCTGGGTGGCAAAGTCGAGGCCTGGACAATCGCTCTCGAGCAATGCGCGGGTGGCGTTCGTCTCGGCGTCGTAGACCGCGATCTGCGTCGTCTTCGAGAACAGCGTGTAGTCGTCGTTGGGCCAAAACACCGGCCAGAACACGCGCTGGTCGCGCGTGACGATGCCGCGGGAAGAGGCGGAGTCGACCTTGAAGCCGTCACGCACGAGCGGCAGCTGGGTGTCATGCGGCTGATCGGAGGTGACTTGCATCGTGCTCGGATCCCACACCGCGCGATCGACCGTATTGTAGGCCATGAATGCGCGCGCCGGACCGGCGACCGCGTTGGAGAAGAGCGGAGCGCGTGGCGCGTAATTGGCAAAACTGACGCGCGCCTCCTCGTTCCACGCGCCGCGATTGCCCACGTCGAAGCGGGTTACGACCGGCGAGTCGCCGTCGGAGACGAACAGCTTGCCACCGATGGCCGCCGTCCCCGCGACGCCGGAGAACTCGCGCGCCCGTGCGAAATCCACCGACGTGAAGTCGAGCGAATCGAAAAGATTGACGTACGTCGAGGTTCCCTGGTCGGCGAAGACGAAGCTACTGAGCGCGTACGTTGGCTTGCTCGGGTCGTGGCCCGCGTCGCCGCCCGAATCATCGCTGCTGGAACATGCCGCACAAACGGCACCCGCTGCGATCCATCCCATTGACAAACGCCAGATCTTCATGAAATTGCGAATCGTTCGCATTTACTTCATCTATCGCAGGTCTCTCGCCCCAATGTCAATCCACCGTTCGTTGCGTCGCTTTTGGGGGATCGCGATCGCGTGCAACGCTGTCGTGCACCCCCATACCGCCTGGGCACAGGACAATCCTCCGAGCCCGGTCCCCTCCCCGGCCGCTGGCCCTGCGGAGGTGAAGGTCAAGGGAGCGCTCAGCGAAGGACGGCGGCGCCAGCAGTCCGCCGAGGCGGTCACGGTCGTGGATCTGCGGCGCGCGCAGCAGCAAAGCGCCGATCTTGGCGAGGTGCTCGCGCGAACCCAAGGCGTCTCGGTGCGCCGAAGTGGCGGACTTGGATCGAATGCGCGCTTCTCGCTCAATGGCCTTTACGACGATCAGGTCCGCTTCTTTCTCGATGGCGTCCCGCTCGGCGCCGCCGGCTACCCGTTCGGTATCGCCAACGTGCCGGTGAATCTGATCGAGCGAGTCGAGATTTACCGCGGTGTCGTGCCGCTACGCTTTGGCGCCGATGCCTTGGGCGGCGCGGTCAATCTGGTCAGCGACACGCGTTACGACACCCACGCGCGCGCATCGTATCAGGTGGGCTCTTTTGGCACGCACCGCATCAGCGTCGAAGGCCGCTACCGCGACGACCCGAGCGGACTCGTCGCCGGCGGTTCGTTCTTCTTCGATTATGCGAAGAACAACTACCGGGTCGACGCCACGATCACCGACGATCGCGGACAATTGCATCCGGTGAATGTGCCGCGTTTCCATGACCGTTACATCGCGCGCGGTGCCTCGGTGGAGGCCGGCGTGGTCGATCGGCCCTGGGCGCGCCGCCTGTTGTTGCGCGCATATGCCACCAGCTACGACAAAGAGCTCCAGCACAATGTCCGCATGTCGGTGCCGTACGGCGAAGCCGAATACGGAGAATCGGTGTACGGCGCCATCGCGCGCTACGAGCAGCCCCTTACGCCGCACCTGGAACTCAGGGTGCTCGCGAGCTATTCGCGCCGCACCATCGATTTCGTGGACAAGTCGATTTGGGGATACGATTGGTACGGCCGCAAGGTGAACGGCCCCGGAACCCCGAGGCAGGGAACCCCGGGAGAAATCCAGGAGGACGCCGCCTACGATCAGACCCAGTGGGAAGACGCCGGACTCGCACGCGCCGTGTTGGAATGGTCGATCGCGCCCGAACACGTGCTACGCGTCGCCGCGGCGCCGACATGGACCGCCCGTACGGGAAAGGAGCGCATTCCGTCGACCAGCAGCGCGCCCAACCCGGTGAACACGGACCGCGACCTGTTCACGCTGGTGAGCGGCATCGAATACGAAGCCAATCTATTCGGCGATCGATTGCAGAACATTGCATTCGTCAAAGATTACGCATTTCATATCTCGTCGAGCGGGGCAGGCAGCGTCGCTGTTTCACGAGACTCGCATGGCTTCGGCGCAGGCAACGCCGTACGCATGCGCATTTCGAAGCCGTTTTACGTCAAGATTTCCTACGAATACGCCACCCGATTGCCGAGTTCCGACGAGGTATTCGGCAATGGGGTACTCGGCCGTCCCAACCTCGCGCTCGAGCCGGAGTTGAGCCACAACGCCAACGCCGGTCCGCGTCTCGAACTGCGACGCACCCCGATCGGCGATATCACGGCCGATGTGAATGCCTTCTACCGCGACAGCGATCGCTTGATCCTCCCCTTGCCCGGCGAAACGTACGTTCAATACCAGAACGTCCACCGCGCTCGTTCCTTCGGCCTGGAAAACGCGCTCACCTGGATACCTCCCGGGCGCCGCCTCACCATCGATGGAACATTGACCGTTCAAGACGCGCGCAATGCATCCAGTGAGGGCACGTACGGATACCTCGACGGCGATCGGCTTCCAAACCGGCCATGGCTCTTTGCCAGCTGGGGTGCGCGCTATCGAATTCCGGGTTTCCCTTCGCAGCGCGATGCGCTCGAGCCTTTTTACACGGGGCGGTTCGTCCACGAATTTTATCGAGGTTGGCCGAGCCTGGGCGCTCGAGAACACAAGCAGCTCGTCCCCTCGCAGGTTACGCACAACGTCGGTATTTCGTATACGGTCTACGGTGGGCCGGCCACGGTCACGTCGACCCTGGAAGTGCAAAACGTGACCGACGAACGCGTCTACGATTTCTTCGGCGTTCAACGACCCGGCCGCGCCGTTTATTTGAAGGTCAGCGGCGAGATTTAGGTCACCACATCAGCTTGCGGGGTCCCGTCAGGACCGTTATCTCTCAGCCGCCGGGTACGGAAGGAGGGAGAGACATGGGAGCCGTTGCCAAGTTGTTGTTGGCGTCCACCAATCGGGCTGTCGCCTATCGCGCCGGTCTTCGAAGGAAGAAGATCGAGGTAAACGGGTACTGGGTTCACTACTACGAAGGGGGCCACGGAGACACGCTCGTGCTTCTCCACGGCCTCGCTGATGACAAATCGTCCTTCTTGCGAACCGCGCAGGCCCTCACACGGGACTGGCACGTGATCTTGCCGGATTTGACCGGACACGGGGAAAACGAATTCATCCCCGAACGCGACCACACCGTGCGGGGACACGTCACGGATCTGCACGCCTTCATCGAAGCCATGCGGCTCGATCGGTTCCATATCGGCGGCAATTCGATGGGCGGCCACGTCTCGCTCGCCTACGCCATTCACCACCCCGATCGGGTGCGAAGCCTGATCCTCGTCAATGCGCCGGGACTCGACCTCGACGAGCACGTGGTCTACACCGGATTCGGATCGCGCATGAAATCGCTCGAGGATTTGCACGGCGTGCTGGACCGCGTTTATCACAAGCGACCCAAGCTGCCGGGATTTCTCTTGCGCCACCTGATGAACGAAACGAACAACGCGCTCGAAAAGATCAACACCATGGCGCGGGTCGTTCGGGAAGGCCCCGATCATTCGCTCGGCGATCGGGTCGGCGAGATCTCCGTTCCGACGCTCATCCTTTGGGGCAAGCACGATCCGGTCGTCCGAATGAACGTCGCCGAAGCCTACCGGGAGCGAATTCGGGATTCGAAGCTCGTCGTATTCGACGATGCATCGCACTCGCCGCAGCTCGAGATCCCCAAGCGAATCGGAGCTGGGATCAAGGAATTTCTGGCCAATCTGCGCGAAGCCGCACAGCCCGACGCCGCGGCCCCCGCCGCCCACCAAGAGACGCGCGTTTAGCGAAGAACCGCGCGGCGTGCACGTTGACGATCGCCACCCGAATCGATCGACGCGCGCGCCGCGGTCCGCCTTCGTTGTGGCCTATTTTGGTGGAAGCGTGATCGCCCGGCTCGCCGGAATGAAGGCATCCAGAATTTCGCGCCGGAAGTTCTCTTCGCACACGATGCTGTCTCTCAGGAGCAGCGTATAATCCTTGCTTCCTCGCGGCCCGTTCTCGTGCGGACGCCACTCCGGGCCAACACTGGCCGCGGGATTTCCCGTTCGGGCAAACTCGAGCCAGTACTCGCTGACGGCGAATGCGAATTTTCGGTCCTTTTCCGTGAGGATGCCTGCAAACTCCGGGACCAGCGCGCCCGTATCGAAGACGAATGGAACGTCGCCGCCATGCGGAGCGCCGTTGGGTTGTTCGGCGCGGGCACGCTCCATGACATAATCGAAGTAGTACCGCCACGTGGGGGCTACCTTGGAATGGACGTCCGCCAGTTGACGGGGCAGCCGGGTGAAGACGAAATCGAGGTACACGCGGCGGCCTAGCTCGCGCTCATCGGTGATCTTGGGATACAGGTCGTTCAGGTCGATGTTGCGATCGCGCAGGAGTTGGACCAAGCGGGCCGGAGCGAAGCCGAATGCATCGATGACGCTCGTGTCGTCACTGGTGCTGCCGAGGATGAGCGGAAGCTTGTGTGACTTTCCCGCCAAGAACCCCTCGACAATCCCCATGGGCAGGACGCTGTCGCCCGCAACGAGTACCGGGGCCACGGCGGTCGTTGCCGGAAGCTGCCAGAAGGTCTCCGCCGGCAACGCGCGAAGATCGGCAGCCTTGACCCCAGCCGCCAGCCCGAGCGCTTTGGCAAAGGCAACGCCGCGTTCGAGCGCTTCCGCTCGCGTGTGCTCTTGCAGCCCGTAGAAGCTCTGGGCGATGCCCTTGTGAAAAAGGCCTTTCGCCAGCTCCGACACGAACAGAGCCAATACACTCCTGGACCCGGCCGACTGCCCAACGATCGTCACGTTGTTGGGATCACCTCCGAATTGGGCAATGTTCCTCTGCACCCATTGAAGCGCGGCTATCTGGTCCAACAGCGCAAAGTTCGCCGGACCACCGGGGATCTCCGCATCCAACGCCGGATGCGCGAAGTTGCCCAGATGGCCGAGGCGATAGTTGAACGTCACGATGACCGCACCGCGCCCTGCGACGGAGGCTCCATTGTAAGGAGGCAATCCTCCTGCCCCGAGAAGGAATGCGCCGCCGTGAATCCGCACCATGACCGGAAGCTTGGCGCCGCTCGCGCCAGGGGCGGGTTGGGGCGTCCATACATTGAGATACAGGCAGTCCTCGCTCTGCGGGCCAGGGTCGCCTCCGGCACTCGAAATGCACATCTCCCGCGATTGCAAGGAGGACTTGCCATAGGCATCCGCCTTGAAGATTCCCTTCCAGGGGGTGATCGGGAGGGGTGGGCGCCAACGCAAGTTGCCTACCGGCGGCTGCGCATACGGAATGCCTTTGAAAACGAAGACACGGTGTTCGAAGGCGCCTTGGACTTGCCCTTCTTCCGTGTCGACGACGGGTGCGGTGTTTGGCTTGCGCGCGGTGTCGATGGCCATCGCTGGGACTCCTTTCTGGAGTTCAGGTTGAAGCGTGAGCTCCCCCCTCCGCGTCACAACCGCAGGCACCGTTGGGAAGCGCGTCATTCTGTACTTTTAATTTGCGCGGGCAAATCCGAAATACAGTCCGAACATCGATGTCGCTGTGACGCATTGATGTCTCAGGCGCGCATCGCCGGCCGCTGCTCAGCTTTTCGTCTGGCCTATCTGGGCTCACTGAATATCGATGAACACGGCACTGGGGACTCCCCAGTTCCCTTGCGTGTCTTTGCTCTCGACGAAGACCATGTGCCTGCCTCGTGACCATCCGGTGGTATCCACGGCTGCGGTCACCTTTTCGCTCTTCGCGTCGAAGGCACCATCGGCTGCGTTCATCGCGACGGGGTCGCTGGATGCCCATGAGGGCTTGTCCACCGTGTAACGCGCGGCCGCAATGGCCTGCGTGGGCTCGGAGCCCTTGTACCGCGTATCGTCCGCGGTGGCGGTCAATGTCACCGATGTCCCTGCGGCGACCGATGCGGGCGACGCCGTGACCTGGAGCGACTCCGGGCCCGCGGGCGTTTGGTACGGGCGCCGCGCGGCCTTGAAGGCATAGCGGAGCGCGCTCAAGTTGCCGGGGGCAACGCTCCGTTCGTAGGTCGCGCACTTCTCGAAGAACGCCGTTCCCATTTCGATGGTGAACGAGGCCACGCCGAGCTCCCCGTACGACCAATCATCGGTGCCGCCGCTGGCGACGTACATGCAGCCGGGTGCAGCAACCTGGCAGGCGGTGTATCCCGTCAAGTAACCGAACTTGCGCCCCAGCGTGGCAAGCTGCGCGCCATTGGGCGGCGCCGACGCGCTCCAGCCCCATGGATAGAGAACCTTTTGCGCGAAGCTATGCAACGTGATGAGCACACCCGACGCATCGCTCGGGGCGGCATCGCGCATGTTGGGCCCGCGCTGATCGGGAAAGATCGACGCGACGTACTTTTGGACATTGTCCGTCTCGGGTTCCGAAACCGCCGTCGGCCCGTGGTAATCCTGATCGCACTGCTCGTCGCTGGAGCCACCGGTATTGAACTGAAACGAGCTATTTCGATTCAGATCCGTGCCGTATTGGTCACTCATGGTCGGCGGATTGGCGCAGCTTCCCCCGTTCGTGTCGTTCGCGTTTTTCCGCTGGTAATAGCCTTGCTCGGCGACCTTTCGGCCATCCGGGTTGGTCTGCGGCAAAACGTGAAGCTCGTAATGGTCGAGAAGCCACGTTGCATCGGGATCGCTGCCGTAGCCTTTGGCCATCTGCTCGGCAAAACGCAAGACGGTCTCGGACGTCGTGTACTCGCGCGCGTGGATGCCGCCCATCAAGAAGAACGCGGGCTTCGGGCCCGGGATGGCGCTGTTGGTCAGCTCGAGCACGAACATATCGTAGCCCGACTCGCGGTTCTTCTTGTTCCACGTGGGCCCGATGTTCACCACCTTGGCGAGATTCGGATAATCCGCGACGAGCTGCTCCAAGGTGGCGTGCGTCTCCTCCACGGTTCGGTAACACGAATAACCCGAGATCCCCGTGGCGGCGGCACTGCTCTGAAGCCGCAGGCGCTCTTGCTTCTTCTCGCGCTCGACGATGTCCACGCGATGACCGCTCGCCACGAGCGCCTCGTAGTCGGCTGGGTCGTCGATGAGGACGGCGACCCAGCCTTCTTCTCCGTTCACCTCCTCGAGCACGTCGTACCGGTGCACCAAACCTTGGAGATCGGCCTGGTCCTTGTAATGTACATGCGTAAAGACGGTCTCGCCCGCGGAAGGAGGAGCGTCGAGGGATGGCCCGGAATCACTCGAGCATCCCGTGACGCCGACGCACGCCGCTGCCGTAAGCGCCGAAAGAGCAACCACGAAACGCGGGAAAGACTTTGGTGAACGCAAGAACGCCTTCATAGACTCACTCCATTTTACGAAATCGTGGTTGCCCCCACGGAAAACGAGACTGCCGTAAGACTCTCAGCCGCCGATCGTGCTGCGAATCCACTGCACGTGGGCCGCGATTCCCGTGTAAACGCTCGTGCCCGCGCATTCACCGCCGCTGCCCGCTCGGCTGGTGGCGCCGACCAAGGTCCAATGCCCGGACGAACCCGAAAGCGCGGGGCCACCCGAATCCCCGTGACAGGCGCCCTCGGTGCGCGTGCCGCTGATGCAAATATCGCCGTCCGCCGGCTCGCCTCCGGAACACGCCCGGATCGGCCGGAATCGAATATCGAGCTCCTTCAGGTCCGTCGGATAGTTGGTTTGCGGCCACGATGTCGTTCCCCATCCAATGATCCGCCCGGGCGAATCGTCGGCGGGATCCTCCGACGCAAGCTCCACCGGGGTGCTCCGTGAGGCGCTCGCAAGGCGCAGCAAGGCGATATCGTCCGACGGATGAGCAATTTTGCGCTGGATGGCGATGAGCTCACCGCCGCCTTCCGTCGAATTGGAGCCAATTCGTACCTTGCTGATGGCGTTGAGGCAATGTTGCGCGGTGACGACCCATTGCGGTGCAACCAGGGCGCCGCCGCACCAATGCTCACCTTGGGCGGTTTGCGTCGATACCATGAAAGGATACGTCTCGGTGGCATCGTGGCCACCGATGATTTCGTTGCTGGCCTGTCCGATGGCTTCATCTCCAGACGGGGCGCTGCAGCCAAACACCGAAAACATGGCCACGATCAGAAACGGAGTTGACTTCATGAGGGTATGTCCTCCTCGCTGAACGGATGTCGTTTGCGCATTACGAATGACTCCGTGCGTCGAAGTTCGAAATGCGTGTACTTGCGGGCAAATAAACGGGCATTCGCAAGCAACTTCGCAGTTCCGCATACCTACGCGGACACCGCTGCAAAGTCCCTCATCCGAAGCTCACCGTCGTAATGGGAAATGCCCGTTGCTCGACGAAATTATGAAAAAAAGAACACCGCTGAAGTACTCGGGCCCGGGAAAGACGGAATGCGGGAAAGCCGCGCCCTCCCAAAACCGGGCGTACGGCAGGCTCGCGGCGAGCTCGGCGTGGGCGTCGAGAAGCGGATTCGGTTCGTTGATTCGCAGCGATTCGCCCCTATCAACGTGGGCCAAATGGTGGACGAGAAGCGGCGTGCTCGTTTGGCTGGCCTCATTCGCGATGCGCGGGGCGTCTCCAGTGTCGAATACGCGCTTCTTCTCTTTGCCATCTTGCCGTCGCGGCGGGCGCCTATCGCGCGCTCGGGAAGCAAGGTCGCACAGCGGCCAACAACGCCACGGCCACGCTGCTCGGGCGAGATCCTTCGTCGAATCCGGGGGGCGGCTCCTTCGGCAGCAGCGGGGGCGGAGGCGACTCGCCGAGCTCGTCGGTGTCGTCGAATGGCAATTCCGTCGACCCCGCGGGCGGCGGCAGTCCCGCAGGTGATGGGTGGGTGTGCGACGCAACGAGCTGCCGGCCGGGCTCGGGCCAGTGCTTCGTCGCGGGCACGCCCGTCTCGACGCCCGAAGGGGCACGCCCCATCGAGCAGATCGTAGCCGGCGATCGCGTCCTCTCCCGCGACGAGGAGACCGGCGAGTTCTCCACCCGCGCGGTCCTCCGCACCTTCGTCCGCCCAGCCACGGGCCTCGTCGACGTGCGCATGGCTCGAGGCGATGAGAGCGCGAGCGACGTCCGAAGCACGGCCGGGCACCCGTACTGGACCCTCGCATCGGGATGGACGCGCGCCGACTCGCTTGCGCCGGGCGATTACCTCGCCGCGCACGGCTGGGGGTTCACGCGGGAGAATTTTCACGCCGAGACGGGCCTGGCCACGTATGCGAACATGAACAACGCGCATGGTCTGGTCGCGGGTGTGAGCCGGCCGTTTTGCAATACCGGTGTTTGCGAGAACTTGATGGGCAGGACATTCGGCCTAGGGAACGTGGGGGTCCGGCAGAACGTGCCGTCGTCCGCGCAAATCAACGCGCAGGCGAACGCGGCCTCGGCATCCGGCAGCCACGGAAACAACGCCGTGGCAGGTCCGTCGACCCAAGGCGGCGCCGGCTGCAATTGATCGCGGGCGCGACGCGCACCCGCGGCTCGAGGTCACCGCTTCGCCTTTGCTTCCTTCGCTCCACCCTTGGATGCCGCGGGATAGAAGTGGCCCTGGAAGATACCGTGTTCGCACTTGTCGGCAAGCGTCTCGGCGCTATCACCGTATTTGCTGACATAGTATCGAGAGAACCCAAGAGAAACTCAGTGATCGGCGCATTCGAAACTCGTCGCCTCATTGGGGTCACCGGGGCTCACGTAGCGCGAGATCTGCGGATATCGGCACAAATTCCGTGTCACGTGCTTGCCCGACGCGTTGGTCGTCGCCGCCGGCAGCGTGTCCGGAGCCTTGCCATGCTCGACCCAGTTTACCAAGGCATCCATGGCGTTCGTCGGTATCGGCCCCGTACCACCTTCGCAGTGGGCCACGCCCGGTGCAACGAACACGCGATAGAAGTCGTCCACGCGCCGTGCGCCCCCCAAGAGCGCCTCCACCCGCTGCCGATAGTCGATGGTGGTGCCCGCAGGCGTGATCAGCTGATCGAAGGCGCCTTGCCACGTGAGCAACTTGCCACCGCCATCTCGGAAGGCCGAGAGGTCCGGATTCGAAGTGCCGATGATGCGGTCATAGTCCTTCACGGACTGCCGGAAAAGCTCGGCGAACTGGTCGTAGGAGATCTTCGACGTGTCGAACCCAGTCTGCTTTTCGAGGAAGGTCTG
It includes:
- a CDS encoding alpha/beta hydrolase, with product MGAVAKLLLASTNRAVAYRAGLRRKKIEVNGYWVHYYEGGHGDTLVLLHGLADDKSSFLRTAQALTRDWHVILPDLTGHGENEFIPERDHTVRGHVTDLHAFIEAMRLDRFHIGGNSMGGHVSLAYAIHHPDRVRSLILVNAPGLDLDEHVVYTGFGSRMKSLEDLHGVLDRVYHKRPKLPGFLLRHLMNETNNALEKINTMARVVREGPDHSLGDRVGEISVPTLILWGKHDPVVRMNVAEAYRERIRDSKLVVFDDASHSPQLEIPKRIGAGIKEFLANLREAAQPDAAAPAAHQETRV
- a CDS encoding peptidase M14, producing MKAFLRSPKSFPRFVVALSALTAAACVGVTGCSSDSGPSLDAPPSAGETVFTHVHYKDQADLQGLVHRYDVLEEVNGEEGWVAVLIDDPADYEALVASGHRVDIVEREKKQERLRLQSSAAATGISGYSCYRTVEETHATLEQLVADYPNLAKVVNIGPTWNKKNRESGYDMFVLELTNSAIPGPKPAFFLMGGIHAREYTTSETVLRFAEQMAKGYGSDPDATWLLDHYELHVLPQTNPDGRKVAEQGYYQRKNANDTNGGSCANPPTMSDQYGTDLNRNSSFQFNTGGSSDEQCDQDYHGPTAVSEPETDNVQKYVASIFPDQRGPNMRDAAPSDASGVLITLHSFAQKVLYPWGWSASAPPNGAQLATLGRKFGYLTGYTACQVAAPGCMYVASGGTDDWSYGELGVASFTIEMGTAFFEKCATYERSVAPGNLSALRYAFKAARRPYQTPAGPESLQVTASPASVAAGTSVTLTATADDTRYKGSEPTQAIAAARYTVDKPSWASSDPVAMNAADGAFDAKSEKVTAAVDTTGWSRGRHMVFVESKDTQGNWGVPSAVFIDIQ
- a CDS encoding carboxylesterase/lipase family protein, producing the protein MAIDTARKPNTAPVVDTEEGQVQGAFEHRVFVFKGIPYAQPPVGNLRWRPPLPITPWKGIFKADAYGKSSLQSREMCISSAGGDPGPQSEDCLYLNVWTPQPAPGASGAKLPVMVRIHGGAFLLGAGGLPPYNGASVAGRGAVIVTFNYRLGHLGNFAHPALDAEIPGGPANFALLDQIAALQWVQRNIAQFGGDPNNVTIVGQSAGSRSVLALFVSELAKGLFHKGIAQSFYGLQEHTRAEALERGVAFAKALGLAAGVKAADLRALPAETFWQLPATTAVAPVLVAGDSVLPMGIVEGFLAGKSHKLPLILGSTSDDTSVIDAFGFAPARLVQLLRDRNIDLNDLYPKITDERELGRRVYLDFVFTRLPRQLADVHSKVAPTWRYYFDYVMERARAEQPNGAPHGGDVPFVFDTGALVPEFAGILTEKDRKFAFAVSEYWLEFARTGNPAASVGPEWRPHENGPRGSKDYTLLLRDSIVCEENFRREILDAFIPASRAITLPPK
- a CDS encoding serine protease → MKSTPFLIVAMFSVFGCSAPSGDEAIGQASNEIIGGHDATETYPFMVSTQTAQGEHWCGGALVAPQWVVTAQHCLNAISKVRIGSNSTEGGGELIAIQRKIAHPSDDIALLRLASASRSTPVELASEDPADDSPGRIIGWGTTSWPQTNYPTDLKELDIRFRPIRACSGGEPADGDICISGTRTEGACHGDSGGPALSGSSGHWTLVGATSRAGSGGECAGTSVYTGIAAHVQWIRSTIGG
- a CDS encoding HINT domain-containing protein; translation: MSSNGNSVDPAGGGSPAGDGWVCDATSCRPGSGQCFVAGTPVSTPEGARPIEQIVAGDRVLSRDEETGEFSTRAVLRTFVRPATGLVDVRMARGDESASDVRSTAGHPYWTLASGWTRADSLAPGDYLAAHGWGFTRENFHAETGLATYANMNNAHGLVAGVSRPFCNTGVCENLMGRTFGLGNVGVRQNVPSSAQINAQANAASASGSHGNNAVAGPSTQGGAGCN
- the mxcH gene encoding TonB-dependent siderophore myxochelin receptor MxcH, whose protein sequence is MHPHTAWAQDNPPSPVPSPAAGPAEVKVKGALSEGRRRQQSAEAVTVVDLRRAQQQSADLGEVLARTQGVSVRRSGGLGSNARFSLNGLYDDQVRFFLDGVPLGAAGYPFGIANVPVNLIERVEIYRGVVPLRFGADALGGAVNLVSDTRYDTHARASYQVGSFGTHRISVEGRYRDDPSGLVAGGSFFFDYAKNNYRVDATITDDRGQLHPVNVPRFHDRYIARGASVEAGVVDRPWARRLLLRAYATSYDKELQHNVRMSVPYGEAEYGESVYGAIARYEQPLTPHLELRVLASYSRRTIDFVDKSIWGYDWYGRKVNGPGTPRQGTPGEIQEDAAYDQTQWEDAGLARAVLEWSIAPEHVLRVAAAPTWTARTGKERIPSTSSAPNPVNTDRDLFTLVSGIEYEANLFGDRLQNIAFVKDYAFHISSSGAGSVAVSRDSHGFGAGNAVRMRISKPFYVKISYEYATRLPSSDEVFGNGVLGRPNLALEPELSHNANAGPRLELRRTPIGDITADVNAFYRDSDRLILPLPGETYVQYQNVHRARSFGLENALTWIPPGRRLTIDGTLTVQDARNASSEGTYGYLDGDRLPNRPWLFASWGARYRIPGFPSQRDALEPFYTGRFVHEFYRGWPSLGAREHKQLVPSQVTHNVGISYTVYGGPATVTSTLEVQNVTDERVYDFFGVQRPGRAVYLKVSGEI